In a genomic window of Helianthus annuus cultivar XRQ/B chromosome 10, HanXRQr2.0-SUNRISE, whole genome shotgun sequence:
- the LOC110884464 gene encoding laccase-4, translating to MATNSSFNGGWVRVLMMVGFMFLPLLVDGSVRRYNFNVVMKQENRLCSSKPIVTVNSQFPGPTLHAREGDTVLVRVVNKVKYNVSIHWHGIRQLRTGWADGPAYITQCPIQPGNNYVYNFTITGQRGTLFWHAHVLWLRATVHGAIVILPKLGVPYPFPKPDVEQVVVLGEWWKSDTEKVINDALKSGLAPNVSDAHTINGHPGAVTGCQSQGGFQLSVENGKSYMLRIINAALNEELFFKIAGHKLTVVEVDATYVKPFTTNTIVIAPGQTTNAIITASKSSGKFMMAASPFMDSPIAVDNKTATATLHYTGTLSTTSTTLTIPPPQNSTATANNFIDSLRSLNSKKFPANVPLKIDHSLYFTVGLGINACPTCKAGNGSRVVASINNVTFVMPTTALLQAHYFNKKGVFTTDFPGNPPVSFNYTGAPPANLATSSGTKVYRLKYNSTVQLVLQDTSIISPENHPVHLHGFNFFAVGKGLGNYNPKVDPKNFNLVDPVERNTIGVPSGGWVAIRFRADNPGVWFMHCHLEVHTTWGLKMAFLVDNGSGPNESILPPPKDLPKC from the exons ATGGCGACTAATTCGAGCTTTAATGGCGGTTGGGTTCGAGTTTTAATGATGGTCGGGTTCATGTTCTTGCCACTGTTGGTTGATGGCAGCGTTCGTCGCTACAACTTCAAT GTTGTAATGAAACAAGAGAATCGATTGTGCTCATCGAAGCCCATAGTGACGGTTAACAGTCAGTTCCCTGGCCCGACACTCCACGCTAGAGAAGGCGACACTGTGCTCGTGAGAGTTGTCAACAAAGTCAAGTACAACGTCTCGATCCATTG GCATGGGATACGCCAACTACGAACCGGATGGGCGGACGGGCCCGCATACATAACACAGTGCCCGATTCAACCAGGAAATAACTACGTTTATAACTTCACAATCACGGGTCAACGAGGAACCCTTTTCTGGCATGCACATGTTCTATGGCTTAGGGCTACGGTTCATGGTGCTATCGTCATTTTGCCTAAACTTGGAGTTCCATATCCTTTCCCCAAACCAGATGTTGAACAAGTCGTCGTCTTAG GCGAATGGTGGAAGTCAGACACTGAAAAAGTGATTAATGACGCTTTAAAATCGGGTTTGGCCCCAAATGTATCAGATGCACATACTATAAACGGCCATCCAGGAGCTGTCACGGGTTGTCAATCACAAG GTGGATTTCAATTAAGCGTAGAAAATGGAAAATCATACATGCTACGTATAATCAATGCTGCACTCAACGAAGAACTCTTTTTCAAAATCGCCGGTCATAAACTCACGGTGGTGGAAGTCGATGCCACCTACGTTAAACCCTTCACCACCAACACGATCGTCATAGCACCTGGCCAAACTACCAACGCGATCATCACCGCCAGCAAATCCTCCGGCAAGTTCATGATGGCAGCCTCTCCATTCATGGACTCACCGATCGCTGTAGACAACAAAACCGCCACCGCCACCCTCCACTACACCGGAACCCTaagcaccacctccaccaccctAACCATCCCACCACCACAAAACTCCACTGCCACCGCCAACAACTTCATCGATTCACTCCGTAGCTTGAACTCTAAAAAGTTTCCTGCCAATGTACCATTGAAAATCGATCACTCGTTGTATTTCACAGTCGGGCTTGGGATCAACGCGTGCCCGACTTGTAAAGCGGGCAATGGGTCTCGGGTTGTGGCGAGTATTAATAATGTTACATTTGTTATGCCCACTACTGCTCTTCTACAAGCACATTACTTTAACAAAAAGGGGGTTTTCACTACTGATTTCCCGGGTAACCCGCCCGTTTCTTTCAATTATACCGGAGCCCCGCCCGCAAATTTGGCTACAAGTAGCGGCACTAAGGTTTATAGGCTAAAATACAACTCTACGGTGCAATTGGTGTTACAAGATACAAGTATTATTTCTCCGGAAAACCACCCGGTTCATTTGCATGGGTTTAATTTCTTTGCTGTAGGTAAGGGTTTGGGCAATTATAACCCCAAAGTGGATCCGAAGAACTTTAATTTGGTTGACCCGGTGGAAAGGAACACTATTGGTGTGCCATCGGGTGGATGGGTAGCTATTCGATTCAGAGCGGATAATCCTg GTGTTTGGTTTATGCATTGCCACTTAGAAGTGCATACAACTTGGGGGCTAAAAATGGCATTTTTAGTCGACAATGGGTCCGGGCCAAATGAGTCGATATTGCCACCTCCGAAGGATCTTCCAAAGTGTTAG